The following are encoded together in the Neomonachus schauinslandi chromosome 15, ASM220157v2, whole genome shotgun sequence genome:
- the LOC110592874 gene encoding RNA N6-adenosine-methyltransferase METTL16, with amino-acid sequence MGFDYLDYFPFFPHAFFFFQSPPSKRRKLEKSRKPITFVVLESVMKELSLKASSSLGSETVEGIVVVTAWIEKILTDLKVQHKRVPCGKEEVSLFLTAIENSWIHLRRKKRERVRQLREVPRAPEDVIQALEEKKSTPKESGSSQDLAQGPGESVPCGPASQEGESATVEGHCSNQDLLSQEENPEPMEDERNEEKGGMEVLESCKGSSNGAQDREASEQFSSPVSEKGSHLQGVAGHYLFKCLINVKKEVDDALVEMHWVEGQNRDLMNQLCTYIRNQIFRLVAS; translated from the exons ATGGGATTTGATTATTTGGAttactttcccttcttcccccatgccttctttttctttcagtcacCACCCAGTAAGCGAAGAAAATTAGAGAAGTCAAGGAAACCCATTACATTCGTAGTGTTGGAGTCTGTGATGAAAGAATTGTCCCTTAAAGCATCATCGTCCCTGGGCTCTGAGACAGTGGAAGGCATAGTAGTTGTGACAGCATGGATTGAAAAAATCCTCACCGACCTGAAG GTCCAGCATAAGCGAGTTCCctgtggaaaggaagaagttagCCTTTTTctaacagcaatagaaaactccTGGATTcatttaaggagaaagaaaagagaacgaGTGAGACAATTGAGAGAAGTTCCCCGAGCTCCTGAGGATGTCATCCAAGCCTTGGAGGAGAAAAAGTCCACCCCCAAAGAGTCTGGCAGTAGCCAAGATTTGGCCCAGGGCCCCGGGGAGAGTGTCCCATGTGGGCCTGCTTCACAGGAAGGCGAGTCTGCCACTGTTGAGGGCCATTGCTCAAACCAGGATCTCCTTTCCCAGGAAGAAAACCCAGAACCCATGGAGGATGAAAGGaatgaggaaaagggagggatggaggtTTTGGAGAGTTGTAAAGGCTCTAGCAATGGAGCCCAGGACCGAGAGGCTTCTGAGCAGTTCAGCAGTCCAGTGTCTGAAAAGGGGAGCCATCTCCAAGGAGTGGCTGGACATTACCTATTCAAGTGTTTGATAAATGTGAAGAAGGAGGTGGATGATGCTTTAGTTGAAATGCATTGGGTTGAGGGCCAGAACAGGGATTTGATGAACCAGCTTTGTACCTATATACGTAACCAAATTTTCAGGCTTGTTGCTAGTTAA